Genomic segment of Peribacillus frigoritolerans:
GTTCCTCGTTTTGTATCTCTTCTATGCGAGGAGTGATGCTGTCCACAATCGTTTGTGTTTGTTGGGCAGCTTGCTGGTACAGTTGTTTGGCTTGCTCGTTATCTGTTGAAAGGGCGAAGGTTTCAAAGCTCGCTTGAGCACTTTTCAGCCCGGCTAAAGTTGTTTTGACATCATTTATTACCGTCATATATGAACCTCCCTAGTTTGTAACTGCTTTATTAGAGTAAGGAAAATATGATTAAATATACCTTCCAAAATTTCTCTAGGAAATGAAGTGTAATTTCATTATAAAACTTAGTTCTTCAATCTCATTCCATTAATCAAACGTTTGATTAATGAAGGGGAACAGGCAGAAGTGTTATTAATATTATCCGCGCCTTTTAGTTAAGCAAATCGGTTTTATTGTTTAATTATTGACTGAATTCAGAATTCTTAATATAATGAGAAAACATAACGTGATTACGTGAGGTGATATGACATTTATATTCGTGATGATTTATATAGTAGGGTTGTTTTTGAAATTTCATCTGAAGAAGTTGTAAAAGGACTGCTATTCCACAAAAGCAAACAAGAGTCGGAAATTGAATCGATCAAAGGTAAAATTCATAAATATGAGCAAAAACGGAGAGCTGAGGAAGCTTGGTATCAATCCCTATCACCATTTAAACGTTTTTTTACAGGGCGTGCCCCAAGTCATCACCAGGCAGTTGAGCATTTGGTGAATGTTAAAGATAGATATAAACAAATCGAGAAAATAAAACAGAAGGTCGCTTTTTTAAATGAGATGATCGGTTTACTTGAAGCTGAACCGGAAAAACGGGAAATGAATTTACCATCAGACATCATTAAAGAAATAATGGCCTGGCAGAAAGCGGAGGGAACACCAAGATGACTCTAGAAACGTTAAACGCTGGCTTGGATACGATTTGGGTGGTTCTGACAGCAGCCATGATTCTATTGATGGAGGGCGGGTTTGCTTTACTGGAGGCAGGGTTCGTCCGTACGAAGAATAATGTGAACATCATCATGAAGGTTTTTGCCGATATTACGATTGGAACGCTTTGCTATTTCGTCGTTGGTTTTGGCTTAATGTATGGAGCGGATGTATTTGGTATTATTGGAGCAAGCGGCTTTCTGCTGAAAGGTGATTTGTCGCATATCGACCTTACGATTTCCATCGATGCATTTTGGTTATTTCAAGGGGCATTCGTCATCGCCGTCATTTCCATCGTTTCGGGAGCCGTTGCAGAAAGGATCAATTTTCGGGCGTATCTTATTTTTGTCGTAATGATGACGGCATTCATCTATCCGATTGCCGGTCACTGGGTATGGGGTGGTGGCTGGTTAAGCGGGTTGGGCATGCAGGACTTCGCAGGGTCTGCGGTCATTCATGCACTAGGCGGTTTTTCTGCACTTGCGGCTGCCATTGTTATTGGGCCGAGAGCAGGAAAATTCACTTCACGGGGGACTAGCTCCATTTCACTGCCGAGCAATCTCCCACTGGCATCAGTTGGGGCATTTCTTTTATGGTTTGGCTGGTTTGGGTTTAATGCAGGAAGTACCTTGCAAGCTACTGATGGACGCATTGGCCATATTGCCATTGTCACGATGCTCTCAGCTGCATCAGGGGGAGCGGCGACCTTGCTTTATACACTTTTTAGATATGGACGTTCGGATGCACCTTCCGTCATCAATGGCTCACTTGCAGGTCTTGTCGGGATTACGGCTGGCTGTGCATTCGTTAGTGATTTGGCGGCATTGTTGATTGGTGCAGTTTCTGGAATGTTGATGTTAGCTGCGACGAATTGGCTGGAAGCCCGAAAAATCGATGATCCGGTTGGTGCCTTTCCTGTTCATGCGGCATCAGGGATGTGGGGTACGATCGCGGTAGGGCTTTTCTCCACTGAAAACGGATTGTTCGCCGGTGGGGGATGGCATTTGCTCGGAGTTCAAACATTAGGATTAGCGGTGTTATGTATCTGGGGCTTTTCATTGACATGGCTCGTTTTTAAAATTATAAATGTTTGGCTGCCTATTAGAGCCACTGAAGAAGAAGAAGAACTCGGATTGGATATCAGTTATCATGGCATCATGGCCACACATACCTCGCCGGAGTTCATCAAGGTAGAGGACTACTATAAGCAGGATGAAGAATTGACAAGGTAATGACTATAATACAAGATAGAATCAAGATAAGTAAGAGGTGAATTTTAAATGGGTGCATGCAATCTTAATCATTCGCAGCAAGATGTCAGGCTGAAATTTGAGAGTCAAAAGACATTTTTACCAAGCGAAATAAGTCAAACATTAGATCGATATCTGGAAAAAGGGAATTCGCAGGAAACATTGAATGAACTTTTTCATCTATTGAAGAAGTATGACTTGTCTCCCCAGGAGGAACAGGAATCAAGAAACGAAAAGTTGAAACGGATAATGTTGTAAACGGGAAAGAACGGGAGTGCAAGGATGACTTCCGTTCTTTTTTTGTTTTTTTTCTTATTAAACGATTTAAGGGATTGGGCGCGGGAATCTGACTCCTATTTACTTTTTATTCAGTGCCATTTTTAAAGAAGATAGCAGGAATCACATTTAAGGCAGCGAAAACATGATTGTAAACGAAAAGGTGTTCTTTTAAGAGTTTAAGTAACGCGGACAAGGGTTTAGCGGACCTTTAAAGATTTAATCAATCGTTTGATTAAATCTCATGAACTGACTACCACCTTCAATAAAAGCATGGAAAAAATAAAAAAGCGGGAGCCCATAATGAGCTCCAGCTATCTTTAAAAACCATCATCTGTAGCGGTGAAGGGGATGTTTAGGTTTCTTTCCACTGCCCGAAGTCTTTGATTAAGCCTGTTTAACCTATTCGTATGTCGCTGGTCTGCTTGACTTAGCCGGGAGATTTCTTGGTTAATGCGGTTCACTTCCCGGTTTATCCGCGTGATTTCTTGGTTTTGCCGATTGAGTTCCCTCGTTTGACGCTCATTTTGACGCTCAAGTTCCCGGATTCTTCTTTCAAGTTGTTGAGGCTGCCTTTCAATATCGAATTGCTCAGGCACCTGGCTATATGGATTTTCTTGTACCTGCTGAAAGTTCCAATCTTGCTGTGGCATATAATCAAATCGTTCAGGCTGTTGGAAATATGGGTTAAAATTAGGCTCAAAGTACTGATGATTTCCATTTTGTTGTGGATAAGGATAAAATCCGTATGAATTCATGGTCAACTCTCCTTTTTAAAATCAGGATGGATACCTTATAACTTATGTCAGTTCCGGTGAAGTGACTAGGCGTTAGCCCATATGAATGGGAAGAAGAGGTAATTAACAGAAAAAATTTCAATAAATTTGCAGAAACCATCCGGTTCCTATATCGTTTAGGATAGGAGAAATTCTTTTATCCATCTTGAAACCAATTCCAAGGATAATCCGTATATAAAGAAAAGAGTGTAAGTCAGGAGTGTAATGATAATGAATCGATTTCTTGCTGATTTTGTTCCGATATTGATTGCATTTCCAATGGTTTTGCCGGTTTGGATGATTAGCTATTTTGCATTGAATCAACCGTTTGCCCTGTCCGTTGTCATATCTTTAGCAGGAGGGGTACTTGCATACTGGCTAAGTTCCGTTTATTTTTCATCAAGATACCTCAAAAAACATGAATTGACGAGAAAAGAATATCAATATATAAAGAAAAATTTAACTGAAGCAAAACCGAAGATATGGCGGGTGCAAAAAGCACTAATCTCTGTCAGGCATATCTCTTCTTTCAAACAGAGGAAAGATATGATTAAAATGATCAGGAAAATATATAGTCTGACGAAAAAAGAACCGAAGCGGTTTTACCAGGCGGAACAATTTTATTACTCTCATCTGGATTCCGCCATGGAGCTTGCGGAGAAATATGTTTTTTTAGCACAGCAGCCAAAAAAGAATAGGGAACTCGAACTCTCCTTAACGGAGACTCGTAAAACCTTAAAGGAGCTCACTAATACGATAGAAAAGGATTTATATAAAGTGATTGCCGATGATATCGATAATCTTAACTTCGAATTGGATGTTGCTAAGCAGTCCATTAAAACGAGAAAAGAGTCACAAGTAATTGATGAAAGCAGGAGGTTAAAATGAATAACAATGATCCAAACCTGTTGAATAAAACGAATAATGCCAGTTTGATCGATGACCTTTTAGCCAATCCATTTGATGGGGTGCAGGAGCTTGAGAAAGTATCTTCCCAGGAAGCGAAACCGGTTAAACTGATTGATGTCATTCCTGAAGAGAACAGGGCAAAGGCTTATCAGCTTGCCGAACAAATCGACCCAACGAATCATCAGGCGATGATATCCTATGGTACACCCGCCCAATCAAAGCTCCTGACCTTTTCTAATTCGATGCTTGAGCATGTCCAGAAAAAAGATGTGGGTGAAGTGGGCAACATTATCAATGATTTAATGAAAAAGTTAAACGAGCTGAGCCCGGATGAGTTAAAACCGGATAAGCCCTCATTTTTTGCGCGTATGTTCGGGAAGCTCTCGGGATCTGTACAGGAGGTGCTATCCAAGTATCAAAAAACAGGGGCCCAAATTGACCGAATCAGCGTAAAACTCGATCGGAGCAAGAATATCCTGTTATCGGATATCGTAATCCTTGAAAAGCTATATGAAACGAATAAGGAATATTTCCAGGCATTGAATGTATATATTGCAGCTGGGGAAATCAAACTCGAAGAAATTCATGAGAAAACGATTCCGGAGCTAAGGAAGTCCGCTGAATCAAGCAATGATCAAATGAAGTTTCAAGAAGTCAATGATATGCTGCAATTTGCTGAACGGTTGGATAAAAGGCTTCATGATTTGAAATTGAGTCGTGAAATCACGATTCAAAGCGCACCGCAAATCAGGCTGATCCAAAACACGAATCAGGCACTAGTCGAGAAAATCCAATCTTCGATCATGACAGCGATTCCGCTTTGGAAAAATCAGGTTGCGATTGCATTGACCCTAATCAGGCAAAGGCATGCTGTAGAAGCACAAAAACAGGTTTCCAAGACTACAAATGACTTGTTATTGAAGAACTCCGAGATGCTGAAAACGAATACCATTGAAACTGCAAAAGAAAATGAGCGCGGACTTGTCGATATTGAAACATTAAAGAAAACTCAAGCTAACTTGATATCCACGCTTGAGGAGACCATGCGGATTCAAGAAGAAGGAAGGCATAAACGCCGGCAAGCCGAACAGGAATTGGCATCAATGGAAAATGAACTGAAACAGAAACTATTAGAGATAAAGGGATAAGGGGAGATAACATGGAAACTATCGAAGCTATAAAAACGAGAAGAAGCATTGGAATCGTTAAGCAAGATCCGGTACCTAAGGAAATGATTGAGCAAATCATTGAAGCTGGAACGTATGCACCCAATCATCATCGAACGGAGCCTTGGCGTTTTTTTGTATTGACTGGAGAAGGAAGAAATAAACTTGGCCAGGTATTCGAAGAAATCACAAGAATGGAAAATGCGGATGATACCCCTGAAATTTTAATCAGCAAGCTCGAACGGCAAAAAAAGAATCCATTAAGGGCTCCAGTCATCATCGCGGTGGGCATAGAGCCTAGTGATAAGAATAATGTCCTTGTGGCAGAAGAATATGCGGCAGTGAACAGTGCCATCCAAAACATGCTACTTGCAGCACATTCTCTAGGTCTGGGAGCAGTATGGAGAACGGGGAAAATAACGTATCATGAAAAGGTCCGTGATTTTTTCAATTTATCCTCTAAGGGAGAGGTATTGGCTTTCATATACTTGGGTTATCCTGACATGGAGCCGAAACCTGCCAAGAGAACATCGATTGATGAATTGACCACATGGATCGGATGAAAGATTGAGAGGGCTGCATCAGTTTATAGATACTGATGCAGCTTTTTTTATTGCCTTCAATATGGCTTCCTTAAATCTGCATTTAATGAAAGCGATTTGGCTTTGTCAGGCTTCGTTTCAAGTGACGATTGATGAATTAGGTTGTACAATACATAGGAAGAATAAATTTTGATGAATTAGGATGTGTCTATAGATGAGAACGATTGATCCATTTGAGATACTCGATGGAAAAGCGATAAAATATTTGGATGTATTTGGCGTTGAGGATGGCATTGCTTTAAAGAGTAAGTACGAAGATAAATCGTATTGGATATATG
This window contains:
- a CDS encoding nitroreductase family protein, producing METIEAIKTRRSIGIVKQDPVPKEMIEQIIEAGTYAPNHHRTEPWRFFVLTGEGRNKLGQVFEEITRMENADDTPEILISKLERQKKNPLRAPVIIAVGIEPSDKNNVLVAEEYAAVNSAIQNMLLAAHSLGLGAVWRTGKITYHEKVRDFFNLSSKGEVLAFIYLGYPDMEPKPAKRTSIDELTTWIG
- a CDS encoding 5-bromo-4-chloroindolyl phosphate hydrolysis family protein; amino-acid sequence: MNRFLADFVPILIAFPMVLPVWMISYFALNQPFALSVVISLAGGVLAYWLSSVYFSSRYLKKHELTRKEYQYIKKNLTEAKPKIWRVQKALISVRHISSFKQRKDMIKMIRKIYSLTKKEPKRFYQAEQFYYSHLDSAMELAEKYVFLAQQPKKNRELELSLTETRKTLKELTNTIEKDLYKVIADDIDNLNFELDVAKQSIKTRKESQVIDESRRLK
- a CDS encoding toxic anion resistance protein, giving the protein MNNNDPNLLNKTNNASLIDDLLANPFDGVQELEKVSSQEAKPVKLIDVIPEENRAKAYQLAEQIDPTNHQAMISYGTPAQSKLLTFSNSMLEHVQKKDVGEVGNIINDLMKKLNELSPDELKPDKPSFFARMFGKLSGSVQEVLSKYQKTGAQIDRISVKLDRSKNILLSDIVILEKLYETNKEYFQALNVYIAAGEIKLEEIHEKTIPELRKSAESSNDQMKFQEVNDMLQFAERLDKRLHDLKLSREITIQSAPQIRLIQNTNQALVEKIQSSIMTAIPLWKNQVAIALTLIRQRHAVEAQKQVSKTTNDLLLKNSEMLKTNTIETAKENERGLVDIETLKKTQANLISTLEETMRIQEEGRHKRRQAEQELASMENELKQKLLEIKG
- a CDS encoding DUF1657 domain-containing protein produces the protein MTVINDVKTTLAGLKSAQASFETFALSTDNEQAKQLYQQAAQQTQTIVDSITPRIEEIQNEEPQYKQ
- a CDS encoding ammonium transporter — encoded protein: MTLETLNAGLDTIWVVLTAAMILLMEGGFALLEAGFVRTKNNVNIIMKVFADITIGTLCYFVVGFGLMYGADVFGIIGASGFLLKGDLSHIDLTISIDAFWLFQGAFVIAVISIVSGAVAERINFRAYLIFVVMMTAFIYPIAGHWVWGGGWLSGLGMQDFAGSAVIHALGGFSALAAAIVIGPRAGKFTSRGTSSISLPSNLPLASVGAFLLWFGWFGFNAGSTLQATDGRIGHIAIVTMLSAASGGAATLLYTLFRYGRSDAPSVINGSLAGLVGITAGCAFVSDLAALLIGAVSGMLMLAATNWLEARKIDDPVGAFPVHAASGMWGTIAVGLFSTENGLFAGGGWHLLGVQTLGLAVLCIWGFSLTWLVFKIINVWLPIRATEEEEELGLDISYHGIMATHTSPEFIKVEDYYKQDEELTR